From Hyla sarda isolate aHylSar1 chromosome 5, aHylSar1.hap1, whole genome shotgun sequence, a single genomic window includes:
- the ADCYAP1 gene encoding pituitary adenylate cyclase-activating polypeptide isoform X2 — protein MTMYRKALLAWLLVYGVMRCTVHSSPTALKYPALRLEDEVYDEDGNTLPDFAFDNDPIGIGNPASVLDDMYSFYYPPEKSALSSSLEDDSEPLSKRHSDGIFTDSYSRYRKQMAVKKYLAAVLGKRYKQRIKNKGRRVAYL, from the exons ATGACAATGTACAGGAAAGCACTGCTCGCCTGGCTGTTGGTGTATGGAGTAATGCGCTGCACTGTCCACTCCTCACCTACTGCGCTCAAGTACCCAGCACTTAG GCTTGAAGATGAAGTGTATGATGAGGACGGTAACACTCTTCCAGACTTTGCTTTTGATAACGATCCAATTGGTATTGGAAATCCTGCCTCGGTCTTAGATGACATGTACTCCTTTTATTACCCGCCGGAAAAGAG TGCATTGAGTAGCAGCTTGGAAGATGACTCGGAACCACTATCAAAACGGCATTCAGATGGCATCTTCACTGACAGCTACAGCCGCTACAGAAAACAAATGGCTGTCAAGAAATACTTGGCAGCAGTCCTGGGGAAAAGGTATAAACAAAGAATTAAAAATAAAGGACGACGAGTAGCATACTTGTAG
- the ADCYAP1 gene encoding pituitary adenylate cyclase-activating polypeptide isoform X1 produces MTMYRKALLAWLLVYGVMRCTVHSSPTALKYPALRLEDEVYDEDGNTLPDFAFDNDPIGIGNPASVLDDMYSFYYPPEKRHADDLLNKAYRNLLGQLSARKYLHTLMANRLGALSSSLEDDSEPLSKRHSDGIFTDSYSRYRKQMAVKKYLAAVLGKRYKQRIKNKGRRVAYL; encoded by the exons ATGACAATGTACAGGAAAGCACTGCTCGCCTGGCTGTTGGTGTATGGAGTAATGCGCTGCACTGTCCACTCCTCACCTACTGCGCTCAAGTACCCAGCACTTAG GCTTGAAGATGAAGTGTATGATGAGGACGGTAACACTCTTCCAGACTTTGCTTTTGATAACGATCCAATTGGTATTGGAAATCCTGCCTCGGTCTTAGATGACATGTACTCCTTTTATTACCCGCCGGAAAAGAG ACATGCTGATGATCTATTAAACAAAGCCTATAGGAATTTACTGGGGCAGTTGTCTGCGAGGAAATACCTGCATACTCTGATGGCCAATCGCTTAGG TGCATTGAGTAGCAGCTTGGAAGATGACTCGGAACCACTATCAAAACGGCATTCAGATGGCATCTTCACTGACAGCTACAGCCGCTACAGAAAACAAATGGCTGTCAAGAAATACTTGGCAGCAGTCCTGGGGAAAAGGTATAAACAAAGAATTAAAAATAAAGGACGACGAGTAGCATACTTGTAG